One genomic region from Syntrophomonadaceae bacterium encodes:
- a CDS encoding biotin-dependent carboxyltransferase — protein MPVTEERYQELKEAEESKTAQLSETAAAGGTPFFEVIRPGLLTTVQDLGRVGYQAEGVPVAGAMDRFSLRIANILVGNPEEEAALEITVSGPRLKVACDGIVAVTGGDLGAILDGKAMPQWEAVPVKAGSVISFAGPRQGCRSYLAVAGGIAVPEIMGSKSTYLRGKFGGFNGRLLQAGDLLRTGPPRIKMEWAKRGGVPRNLLFPSGEPGEIRVVFGPQDDYFDKEAIRTFLSSEYLIKPESDRMGYRLEGPLVKPKEADIISDGIPLGAIQVPADGVPIILLADRQTTGGYPKIATVISPDIGKLAQAKPGDRLVFRQVSVEEANLLYCQQEKAIAQIKQLVGYD, from the coding sequence GTGCCTGTAACTGAAGAAAGGTATCAAGAGCTTAAGGAGGCGGAAGAAAGCAAAACGGCTCAGCTATCTGAAACTGCCGCTGCTGGCGGAACCCCATTTTTTGAAGTAATCCGCCCGGGACTTCTGACAACAGTGCAGGATTTGGGCAGAGTGGGCTACCAGGCAGAAGGCGTTCCTGTGGCAGGGGCGATGGATCGGTTTTCCCTCCGGATCGCTAATATTTTGGTAGGTAATCCGGAAGAAGAAGCTGCCCTGGAAATAACGGTTTCCGGTCCCCGGCTGAAGGTAGCTTGTGATGGGATAGTGGCTGTTACCGGAGGAGATCTGGGGGCGATCTTGGACGGAAAAGCTATGCCCCAGTGGGAGGCGGTGCCGGTAAAGGCGGGAAGCGTAATTTCTTTTGCCGGCCCAAGGCAGGGTTGCCGATCTTACCTGGCGGTGGCAGGAGGGATTGCTGTTCCGGAAATAATGGGCAGCAAATCGACTTATCTCAGAGGAAAATTTGGCGGCTTTAACGGCCGTCTGCTCCAGGCAGGGGATTTGCTTCGGACAGGGCCTCCGCGGATAAAGATGGAATGGGCTAAAAGGGGTGGTGTCCCCAGGAATTTGCTTTTTCCATCAGGTGAACCAGGGGAAATCCGGGTAGTATTTGGCCCTCAGGATGACTATTTTGACAAGGAGGCAATCCGTACTTTTCTTAGCTCAGAGTATCTGATTAAGCCTGAATCCGACCGGATGGGTTACCGGCTGGAGGGACCACTGGTAAAACCAAAAGAGGCAGATATTATTTCCGATGGGATACCCTTGGGAGCCATTCAAGTGCCTGCCGACGGTGTTCCCATTATCTTGCTGGCAGACCGGCAAACAACTGGCGGCTACCCTAAAATTGCCACGGTTATTTCGCCGGATATCGGGAAACTGGCCCAAGCCAAGCCGGGAGACAGGCTGGTTTTCCGGCAGGTTTCGGTGGAAGAAGCCAATTTATTGTATTGCCAGCAAGAAAAGGCCATAGCCCAGATCAAACAACTTGTCGGATATGATTAG
- a CDS encoding LamB/YcsF family protein, which translates to MHDTRAVDLNCDLGESFGSYVLGLDEEVMQHITSANIACGFHAGDPVTMQKTVNLAVKQGVALGAHPGFPDLLGFGRREMQIAPAEATAYIIYQIGALGAFATAAGGLLQHVKPHGALYNMAAKMPELAQAIVKGISLVDRDLILVALAGSELYRAGKEAGLKVAGEVFADRAYAADGSLVPRGKPGAMIKDPAVAALRVHRMVTEGKVTAITGEEVDVEADTVCIHGDSPDAVLFAGKVKQQLVAAGIEVIPMGRKIATARE; encoded by the coding sequence GTGCATGATACGAGAGCTGTTGATCTGAACTGTGATCTGGGAGAAAGCTTTGGTTCGTATGTTTTGGGGTTGGACGAAGAAGTAATGCAACATATTACTTCGGCCAACATAGCCTGCGGTTTCCATGCCGGCGATCCCGTCACCATGCAGAAAACTGTCAATTTGGCAGTTAAGCAGGGGGTTGCCCTGGGAGCTCACCCCGGGTTTCCGGATCTTTTGGGTTTTGGCAGGAGAGAAATGCAGATTGCTCCGGCTGAGGCAACTGCCTATATTATCTACCAGATTGGTGCCCTCGGGGCATTTGCTACCGCAGCCGGTGGTCTCTTGCAGCATGTTAAACCCCATGGAGCCCTATATAACATGGCCGCAAAGATGCCTGAACTGGCCCAGGCGATTGTAAAAGGCATTTCTTTGGTCGACAGGGATCTGATTCTGGTGGCTTTGGCAGGCTCTGAGCTTTACCGGGCTGGGAAAGAGGCGGGCCTCAAGGTGGCAGGTGAGGTGTTCGCCGACCGGGCCTATGCCGCGGATGGAAGTCTGGTGCCGCGGGGGAAACCAGGCGCAATGATTAAAGATCCCGCGGTTGCTGCCCTGCGGGTGCACCGGATGGTGACGGAAGGGAAGGTAACAGCCATTACCGGCGAGGAAGTGGATGTAGAAGCAGATACGGTATGTATCCATGGAGATTCGCCGGATGCCGTTTTATTTGCCGGCAAGGTAAAGCAGCAACTGGTTGCTGCCGGCATCGAAGTAATTCCAATGGGCCGCAAAATCGCCACGGCAAGGGAGTGA
- a CDS encoding Nramp family divalent metal transporter produces MKTEIKNGIDNKPSLWMKLKNVGPAAVITAAFIGPGTVTTATLAGVNYQYALLWAMLFSTLATMLLQEMSARIGIVTGQGLGAAIRETFQQPAGKVLAALLIVSALGIGNSAFQAGNITGASMGLEVLFGLTRQTWAVIIALVAFGLLWTGSYKVLEKVLIAMVVLMSLVFIATAVVVRPDFSAMLQGLFVPYIPAGALFLTLGLIGTTVVPYNLYLHSAVAAERWGKAIDKKESIKNSNLDILVSIGLGGFISMAIIITAAAMHGTGAVKNAADMARQLEPLLGPWAKWFFATGLFAAGTTSAITAPLAASYAITAIVGWSTDMKSSRFRAIWIAVLGAGAAISFSGVSPVQIILFAQGTNGILLPISAIFLLVVMNKRRIMQKFVNSSLQNVLGSGVVLVTLLLGVRMILRALKIWP; encoded by the coding sequence ATGAAAACTGAAATCAAAAACGGCATTGATAACAAGCCCAGTCTCTGGATGAAATTAAAAAATGTCGGTCCGGCAGCGGTAATTACCGCAGCTTTTATCGGGCCAGGGACAGTTACCACAGCCACCCTGGCCGGGGTTAACTACCAGTATGCCTTGCTTTGGGCGATGCTTTTTTCTACATTAGCAACTATGTTGCTCCAGGAAATGTCGGCCAGGATAGGTATAGTCACTGGGCAAGGACTGGGGGCAGCAATCAGGGAAACCTTTCAACAGCCCGCGGGTAAGGTTTTGGCAGCATTATTGATAGTCAGCGCCTTGGGAATTGGTAATTCGGCTTTCCAGGCTGGCAATATTACCGGCGCTTCCATGGGCTTGGAAGTATTATTTGGCTTGACAAGACAGACCTGGGCAGTCATCATAGCTTTAGTTGCATTTGGCCTCTTATGGACCGGCAGTTACAAGGTGCTGGAAAAGGTTTTGATAGCCATGGTTGTCTTGATGAGCCTGGTTTTTATCGCTACAGCAGTAGTTGTCCGCCCAGATTTTTCCGCAATGCTGCAGGGCCTGTTTGTCCCTTACATCCCTGCAGGGGCCTTGTTTCTAACTCTTGGGCTAATTGGCACAACTGTTGTGCCGTATAACCTGTACCTCCATTCTGCAGTTGCAGCCGAACGGTGGGGAAAAGCCATTGATAAGAAAGAAAGTATCAAAAACAGTAACCTTGATATCTTGGTATCCATCGGCTTAGGCGGCTTTATTTCCATGGCGATTATCATTACGGCGGCAGCAATGCATGGAACCGGCGCGGTTAAGAATGCGGCGGATATGGCCAGACAGCTGGAACCCCTCTTGGGCCCATGGGCAAAATGGTTCTTTGCGACCGGCTTGTTTGCGGCAGGAACAACTTCAGCGATAACAGCTCCCCTGGCAGCTTCCTATGCTATAACGGCTATAGTTGGCTGGAGCACAGACATGAAATCCAGCCGTTTCCGGGCCATCTGGATTGCTGTGTTGGGCGCTGGAGCTGCAATTTCTTTTAGTGGTGTAAGTCCAGTGCAAATTATTTTATTCGCGCAGGGGACAAATGGTATTTTGCTGCCGATTTCCGCCATATTCTTGCTGGTTGTGATGAACAAGAGGCGGATCATGCAGAAATTTGTGAACAGCTCTCTGCAAAACGTCCTTGGTTCAGGAGTTGTTCTGGTTACCTTATTGCTTGGTGTAAGAATGATTTTGCGGGCTTTAAAAATCTGGCCCTAA
- the addB gene encoding helicase-exonuclease AddAB subunit AddB, translating into MSLRFIFGRAGSGKTTTCLAEIRQLLQESPAGNSLVLLVPEQATFQTEYALASAPNLGGMMRAQVLSFRRLAYRVFLEVGGLSRIPLGELGQRMVLRRLLERRKNQLQVFHRAANQSGFTDVLAKTISELKLYCITPETLQEKISIIKDREDAGRLADKLADLAHLYCDLEEYLAGRYIHADDYLGLLAERINLSTAFNGAQVWIDSFTGFTPQEYQVLAAILLKAERVSVALCLDSRQLLSPARETDIFFSPRQTMEKLMSLAGELGVPVENPTVLEQAVPWRFVSAPVISHLETAFFQRPTRVWEKDVAGIRLVAAANRRAEVEGVAREVIRLCRDEGYRWREIGVVLRDVEGYRDLINSVFADYGIAFFIDVKRTVMFHPLVELIRSALEVVLENWAYDPVFRYLKTDLTPLSREEVDQLENYVLAHGIRGGHWTNGQPWNFRRRYTLGEDEGLKPWEANQLAQVNQSRTKAVKELADFERSAKTAATVREVTLALFHLLEDLAVAHSLEQWSREAEEKGRLEAAREHAQVWKGIVDLLDQMVEALGEEAMSLEEYANVLLAGLESLQLGLIPPGLDQVLVGSLDRSRNPALRAAFVLGVSDGIFPARPGGEGFFSEPERERLQAAGLNLAPDGRRRLLEEQYLVYTALTRSSEYLWVSYPVADGEGRAMMPSTVIARLKEVLPGLQQRVLPVEPPGVPAGDLEFIGHPGRALSHLGVKLREAKAGIPIPALWLGVYNWALSCPRHLAALKEIIGGLYHVNQEKPVPSLARKLYGQRMQVSVSRIEKFNSCPFAHFMAYGLELKDRTQYKLAAPDLGQFFHAALKKVGDRIATTGLDWGTISKEQCRDLVGAVTEELAPELQNEILFSTARYRYIQNKLRRTLERSVGVLAEHARRGIFRPIGLEVGFGRGQDLPPLALNTVGGGTLEVHGRIDRIDLGVLEGGHKYLRVIDYKSGRAGLSLAGIYHGLEIQLLTYLDVALTHAPLLAGGPALPGAILYFSLQDPLITAQGPVDPAEAERRVLAYLKTKGLVLADAGVVRMMDSHCLNGRSELLPVALKQDGGFYKDSSVIDEAQFAALRRHLRLVLAGAAERILAGDVAIDPYRKKNFAPCRYCSYKPVCQHDPLLEGNGFRLIKEEAKEVFWFKLNQAGKGGEGGV; encoded by the coding sequence ATGAGCCTGAGGTTTATTTTCGGCAGGGCTGGGTCTGGCAAGACCACAACTTGCCTGGCAGAAATAAGGCAGCTCTTGCAGGAGTCCCCTGCGGGCAATTCTCTTGTTTTGCTGGTGCCTGAACAGGCCACATTTCAAACGGAATATGCTCTGGCCTCCGCCCCAAATTTAGGCGGCATGATGCGGGCGCAGGTCTTAAGCTTTCGCCGCCTTGCATACCGGGTGTTTCTTGAGGTTGGTGGTCTTTCCCGGATACCTTTAGGAGAATTGGGCCAGCGGATGGTCTTGCGCCGGCTCCTTGAGCGGCGGAAGAACCAATTACAGGTTTTTCACCGGGCCGCTAATCAGTCCGGATTTACTGACGTCTTAGCCAAAACAATCTCGGAACTGAAACTGTATTGTATTACCCCGGAGACCTTGCAGGAAAAAATCAGCATCATAAAAGACAGGGAGGATGCCGGGCGCCTGGCGGATAAACTGGCGGATTTGGCCCATTTATATTGTGATCTGGAGGAATACCTCGCAGGGAGATACATTCATGCTGATGATTATCTCGGTTTGCTGGCAGAACGGATAAATCTTTCAACTGCTTTCAATGGAGCCCAGGTGTGGATTGACAGTTTTACCGGTTTTACGCCGCAAGAGTATCAGGTTTTGGCAGCAATTTTACTAAAAGCGGAAAGGGTAAGTGTGGCTTTGTGCCTGGATAGCCGCCAACTGCTCAGCCCGGCCAGGGAAACAGATATCTTTTTTTCACCTCGCCAGACCATGGAAAAATTAATGTCTTTAGCAGGGGAGCTGGGAGTGCCGGTCGAGAACCCCACGGTTCTTGAACAGGCCGTACCTTGGCGCTTTGTTTCTGCTCCTGTAATCAGTCACCTGGAAACAGCATTTTTCCAGCGGCCAACCAGAGTATGGGAAAAGGATGTTGCCGGGATCAGACTCGTGGCAGCGGCGAACCGGCGGGCTGAAGTAGAAGGTGTGGCCCGGGAGGTGATCCGGCTTTGCCGCGATGAAGGGTACCGGTGGCGGGAAATTGGGGTGGTCTTGCGGGATGTGGAGGGCTACCGGGATCTGATCAATTCAGTATTTGCCGACTACGGAATTGCCTTCTTTATCGATGTAAAACGGACCGTAATGTTTCACCCGCTGGTGGAACTGATCCGTTCTGCTTTGGAAGTAGTGCTGGAAAACTGGGCCTATGATCCGGTTTTCCGTTACCTGAAAACCGATTTAACCCCCCTTTCCAGGGAGGAAGTAGACCAGCTGGAGAATTACGTTTTGGCCCACGGAATTCGCGGCGGCCACTGGACCAATGGCCAGCCCTGGAATTTTCGCCGGCGTTATACACTGGGAGAGGACGAAGGCCTGAAGCCTTGGGAAGCCAATCAACTGGCGCAGGTCAACCAGTCCCGGACCAAAGCGGTTAAGGAATTGGCAGATTTCGAAAGATCCGCCAAGACAGCAGCCACTGTCAGAGAAGTAACCCTGGCTTTGTTTCACCTCTTGGAGGATTTGGCGGTTGCCCATTCCCTGGAACAATGGAGCAGGGAAGCGGAAGAAAAGGGCCGCTTGGAGGCGGCCAGGGAGCATGCCCAGGTTTGGAAGGGTATCGTAGATTTGCTGGATCAGATGGTGGAAGCCCTTGGCGAGGAAGCCATGTCGCTGGAAGAATATGCCAATGTGCTGTTGGCAGGGTTGGAGAGCCTGCAGCTCGGCTTAATACCACCTGGGCTGGACCAGGTTCTGGTAGGGTCCCTGGACCGGTCCCGCAATCCTGCCTTGCGGGCAGCTTTTGTGCTGGGGGTAAGCGATGGGATATTTCCTGCTCGCCCCGGAGGAGAGGGCTTTTTTTCCGAGCCTGAGCGGGAACGGCTGCAAGCGGCAGGTCTTAACCTGGCTCCTGACGGACGCCGCAGGCTGTTGGAAGAACAATACCTGGTTTATACCGCACTGACAAGAAGCAGCGAATACCTTTGGGTCAGCTATCCCGTGGCGGACGGGGAAGGCCGGGCCATGATGCCCTCTACCGTTATAGCCAGATTAAAAGAGGTTCTGCCAGGCTTGCAGCAGCGGGTCCTGCCGGTTGAACCTCCTGGCGTCCCGGCAGGGGATCTGGAATTCATCGGGCACCCAGGCCGGGCATTATCCCATCTTGGCGTCAAGCTGAGAGAGGCCAAAGCCGGCATCCCAATTCCCGCCCTCTGGTTAGGAGTGTATAACTGGGCTTTGTCTTGCCCCCGGCATCTGGCAGCATTAAAAGAGATTATCGGGGGATTGTACCATGTAAACCAGGAAAAGCCGGTTCCCAGCCTGGCCCGGAAGCTTTATGGCCAACGGATGCAGGTGAGCGTTTCCCGCATAGAAAAATTTAACTCCTGTCCCTTTGCCCATTTTATGGCCTATGGTTTAGAACTTAAAGACAGGACTCAATATAAACTGGCAGCCCCGGACCTGGGCCAGTTTTTTCATGCAGCCTTAAAAAAAGTTGGCGATCGAATAGCGACAACAGGGCTGGATTGGGGAACCATCTCTAAAGAACAGTGCCGGGATTTGGTGGGAGCTGTAACGGAAGAACTTGCCCCGGAGCTGCAAAATGAGATCCTCTTCAGCACGGCCCGTTACAGGTATATCCAGAACAAGCTCCGCCGTACCCTGGAGCGCTCCGTTGGGGTCCTGGCGGAACATGCCCGCCGGGGGATTTTTCGCCCGATTGGGCTGGAGGTGGGGTTTGGCAGGGGGCAAGATCTTCCTCCCCTTGCATTAAATACGGTTGGTGGCGGCACCCTGGAGGTGCATGGCCGGATTGACCGGATTGACCTGGGAGTTCTTGAGGGAGGCCATAAATACCTGCGGGTTATAGACTATAAATCTGGCAGGGCAGGCCTTAGCCTTGCCGGTATCTATCACGGGCTGGAGATCCAGCTGTTGACCTACCTTGATGTGGCCTTAACCCATGCTCCTCTCCTGGCAGGTGGCCCGGCCTTGCCTGGGGCCATCCTATACTTTTCCTTACAGGACCCCCTGATCACTGCCCAAGGGCCAGTTGATCCGGCGGAGGCTGAACGACGGGTATTGGCCTATTTGAAAACAAAAGGACTGGTTTTGGCTGATGCAGGAGTGGTCAGGATGATGGACAGCCACTGCCTTAACGGCCGCTCAGAACTGCTGCCTGTAGCCTTAAAGCAAGACGGAGGGTTTTATAAAGACAGTTCTGTCATAGATGAGGCCCAGTTTGCCGCTCTTCGCAGGCATCTGCGGCTGGTGCTCGCAGGGGCGGCAGAGAGAATCCTGGCTGGAGATGTTGCGATTGACCCTTACCGGAAAAAGAATTTTGCTCCGTGCCGTTACTGTAGTTATAAGCCGGTATGCCAGCATGACCCGTTGTTGGAGGGCAATGGTTTCCGGTTAATCAAAGAGGAGGCTAAGGAGGTTTTCTGGTTTAAACTGAACCAGGCTGGAAAGGGAGGTGAAGGTGGTGTCTGA
- a CDS encoding TAXI family TRAP transporter solute-binding subunit, with translation MSFGTGATTGTFFPLGVGIASAFNSANIGVNVTAESTGGSLENLRLMGGRRAELGFTETGAASWAYNGEQMFSGRRITNIRGLISLYPNTIQLVVKENSGIRDWPDLAGRRVGVGIQGSTSALNILYVLEQYGLSLRDIKPEYLSFGEAMQLLKDDKLHAVMVDAGAPNSAIIDIASQHRIRILSIPQDKINQIRQKYPFFSEAIRIPAGTYRGVDYDVITTGAKVMIAVREDLPEDLVYNLTRTLFEKRDDIIKAHPRGSSINLPLALDGLPIPVHPGALKYYREQGIAK, from the coding sequence ATGTCCTTTGGTACCGGGGCAACAACTGGCACCTTCTTTCCACTTGGGGTAGGGATTGCCAGCGCCTTTAACAGCGCTAATATCGGCGTAAACGTTACTGCGGAATCAACCGGCGGTTCCCTTGAAAACCTGCGCCTGATGGGCGGTAGGAGAGCTGAACTGGGTTTTACCGAAACAGGCGCGGCATCCTGGGCATATAATGGCGAACAGATGTTTTCCGGTAGAAGGATAACCAATATCAGGGGATTGATTTCCCTTTACCCCAATACCATTCAGTTGGTAGTTAAAGAAAATTCTGGAATAAGAGATTGGCCTGACCTGGCTGGTCGGCGGGTTGGCGTTGGCATCCAGGGAAGCACCTCTGCCCTGAACATTCTCTATGTCCTCGAGCAATATGGTTTATCCTTGAGGGATATCAAGCCTGAATATCTGAGCTTTGGTGAAGCGATGCAGCTATTGAAAGACGATAAACTGCATGCTGTAATGGTGGACGCTGGCGCTCCGAACTCTGCTATTATCGACATCGCCAGCCAGCATAGGATCCGAATCCTTTCTATTCCACAGGATAAAATCAACCAGATTAGGCAAAAGTACCCATTTTTCTCTGAAGCCATTAGAATCCCGGCTGGGACATACAGGGGTGTTGATTACGATGTAATTACCACCGGGGCAAAGGTAATGATAGCGGTTAGAGAAGACCTGCCCGAAGATCTGGTCTATAATCTCACCAGAACTCTCTTTGAGAAACGAGACGATATTATCAAGGCTCATCCTAGGGGTTCGAGTATTAATTTGCCACTGGCCCTGGACGGCTTGCCTATTCCTGTGCATCCTGGCGCCTTAAAGTACTATAGGGAACAAGGAATAGCCAAATAG
- a CDS encoding YhcN/YlaJ family sporulation lipoprotein, whose translation MVIKLITPLILAMFLVGCTLAGGPAKKPQPEQQGKQVQEVVDVDPVLAEKVKAIVLDVRGVDASTAVVVNKDISIAVTVSGFDRLRLKSIREEIHEKVKQLTGEHKIHISTDKKIFKLLKELEQEVLAPQGGQSLQQIKKRLDKINKKMHG comes from the coding sequence ATGGTTATTAAACTCATAACTCCCTTGATCCTGGCTATGTTTTTAGTGGGATGTACGCTGGCTGGCGGGCCTGCGAAAAAACCTCAGCCAGAGCAACAGGGTAAACAGGTGCAAGAGGTAGTGGATGTCGATCCTGTTTTGGCGGAAAAAGTCAAGGCCATTGTCCTGGATGTCAGGGGTGTTGATGCCAGTACGGCTGTGGTGGTGAATAAAGATATCTCCATTGCTGTAACGGTATCAGGATTTGACCGGCTGCGTCTGAAATCCATCAGAGAAGAAATCCATGAAAAAGTAAAACAGCTTACCGGGGAACATAAAATTCATATCTCTACCGACAAAAAGATCTTTAAGCTATTGAAAGAGTTGGAGCAAGAGGTGTTGGCTCCCCAAGGCGGGCAGTCACTTCAGCAGATTAAAAAACGTCTGGACAAAATAAATAAAAAAATGCATGGCTAA
- a CDS encoding putative hydro-lyase: MDPQELRLAMRRGELAGPTSGLAPGYTQANLVMLPEALASDFQMFCEANAKACPVLEVLPPGVPYPAIMAKNADLRTDLPRYRVYRHGQLEAEATDITHWWREDLVAFLIGCSFTFERALIAEGLPVRHITENRNVPMYITSRQCVPRGLFHGPLVVSMRPIPKEQVQKAVEITARYPAVHGAPVHIGDPYELGIANLAKPDFGEAVTVNLGETPVFWACGVTPQAVAMAAKPELMITHAPGHMFITDIKDEDLVSVLR; the protein is encoded by the coding sequence ATGGATCCCCAGGAACTTCGTTTGGCCATGAGGAGGGGGGAGTTGGCCGGACCAACCTCGGGTTTGGCGCCAGGCTATACCCAGGCCAACCTGGTTATGCTGCCTGAGGCGCTGGCCTCGGATTTTCAAATGTTTTGCGAGGCAAATGCCAAGGCCTGCCCCGTACTGGAGGTTTTGCCTCCGGGAGTACCCTATCCGGCAATTATGGCTAAAAACGCAGATTTGCGCACAGACCTGCCCCGGTACAGGGTATACCGGCATGGTCAGCTGGAGGCTGAAGCAACAGATATAACCCATTGGTGGCGAGAGGACCTGGTGGCTTTTCTGATCGGTTGCAGTTTTACCTTTGAAAGAGCCTTAATAGCAGAAGGCCTGCCTGTGCGGCATATAACTGAAAATAGGAATGTTCCCATGTATATTACCAGCCGCCAGTGCGTTCCTCGGGGTCTTTTTCATGGTCCTTTAGTGGTAAGCATGCGGCCTATCCCCAAGGAACAGGTGCAAAAGGCGGTCGAAATAACTGCCCGGTACCCGGCTGTTCATGGGGCGCCGGTTCACATAGGCGACCCGTATGAATTGGGCATCGCCAATCTCGCAAAACCGGATTTTGGGGAGGCTGTTACAGTAAACCTTGGCGAAACGCCGGTTTTCTGGGCCTGCGGGGTTACTCCTCAGGCGGTGGCAATGGCAGCAAAACCTGAATTGATGATCACCCATGCACCAGGGCATATGTTTATCACCGATATTAAGGATGAAGACTTGGTATCTGTTTTGCGCTAA
- a CDS encoding HAD-IA family hydrolase → MNKYILFDLDGTLIDSLPLIRQTFEHVFREMNLPWEAEQTIDTVGLPLIEVCRRFGGERQQEMFDRYLRHQETLHDHMIRGFPGAVACLTELRRKGLSLGVVTAKRRQMALRGLQLAGMAEFFSTVVAMEDTAKHKPDPEPVLKAMEGLKADPALTVFIGDSPFDILAGKNAGIKTIGATWGMAAAERLLAHQPDFLVEDWDQLLQYLLPVSSIPAC, encoded by the coding sequence ATGAACAAATACATTCTCTTTGACCTTGACGGAACACTGATCGATTCCTTGCCCCTCATTCGCCAGACCTTTGAACATGTTTTCAGGGAGATGAATCTCCCATGGGAAGCAGAACAGACTATAGATACGGTTGGCCTCCCTCTAATCGAGGTCTGCAGGCGTTTTGGCGGGGAAAGACAGCAGGAGATGTTTGACAGGTATTTGCGCCATCAAGAAACCCTGCATGACCACATGATCCGCGGGTTCCCCGGCGCGGTAGCATGCCTGACTGAGCTTAGAAGAAAAGGCCTCTCATTGGGTGTTGTAACGGCAAAGCGCCGCCAAATGGCCCTCCGGGGCTTGCAGCTGGCAGGCATGGCAGAGTTCTTCAGCACTGTTGTGGCAATGGAAGATACTGCCAAGCATAAACCGGATCCAGAACCGGTGTTAAAAGCTATGGAGGGCTTAAAGGCCGACCCGGCCCTGACGGTTTTCATCGGGGACAGCCCTTTCGATATTTTAGCTGGTAAAAATGCCGGGATCAAAACTATCGGCGCAACCTGGGGCATGGCTGCTGCAGAGCGGCTTTTAGCCCACCAGCCTGACTTTTTAGTGGAGGACTGGGACCAGCTGCTCCAGTATTTGCTGCCGGTTAGCAGCATTCCTGCCTGTTAA
- the spoVAE gene encoding stage V sporulation protein AE: MESYFWAFVVGGLICVIGQLLLDVGRFTPAHTMSILVVSGAVLDGLGLYDPLIDFAGAGATVPITSFGNALVHGAMAEAQRTGLVGIITGIFEVTSAGISAAIIFGFIAALFFKSKG; this comes from the coding sequence TTGGAAAGCTATTTTTGGGCCTTTGTGGTTGGCGGATTGATCTGCGTAATCGGCCAATTGCTTCTCGATGTCGGCAGGTTTACCCCAGCTCATACCATGAGCATTCTGGTAGTATCAGGCGCGGTTTTGGATGGCCTCGGCCTCTATGATCCGCTGATCGATTTTGCCGGCGCCGGCGCTACCGTCCCGATTACCAGTTTTGGCAATGCCCTTGTCCATGGGGCCATGGCTGAGGCTCAGCGCACGGGATTAGTCGGAATAATCACCGGTATTTTTGAAGTAACCAGTGCAGGTATTTCTGCCGCTATTATTTTTGGCTTTATAGCCGCCTTGTTTTTTAAGTCAAAAGGCTAA
- the spoVAD gene encoding stage V sporulation protein AD translates to MLQGHQTWVFANKPKIIATGTVVGPFEAQGPLANDFDLLHGDLWLNQPSYEKAEKKMLEEACERAIEKAGLQKKDIQFYLSGDLMNQIISSSFTARTLAVPYIGLFGACSTSMEGLALGALLVNSQAARNVLCATASHNATVEKQFRYPTEYGSQKPPTAQWTVTGAGAAIVCFEGNGPRITSATIGRVVDMGISDPFNMGSAMAPAAVDTITAHFRDLGITPDEYDLIATGDLGRVGHHNAKDLLIKHGIKIPPEILTDCGLLIYREDQPVFSGGSGCGCSAVVTYGHLLNRMHKGELKKILVVATGALLSPLSFQQNESIPCVAHAVSIEYDH, encoded by the coding sequence ATGCTGCAAGGACACCAGACCTGGGTGTTTGCCAACAAACCCAAGATAATTGCTACCGGTACCGTTGTGGGGCCTTTTGAGGCCCAGGGTCCGCTGGCCAATGACTTCGACCTTTTGCACGGGGACTTGTGGCTTAACCAGCCAAGTTACGAAAAAGCTGAGAAGAAAATGCTGGAAGAAGCATGTGAAAGGGCCATTGAAAAGGCTGGGCTGCAAAAAAAAGATATTCAGTTTTATTTAAGCGGTGACTTGATGAACCAGATTATCTCCAGCAGTTTTACTGCCAGGACCCTGGCAGTGCCATATATCGGACTTTTTGGGGCTTGTTCAACATCAATGGAGGGCTTAGCACTGGGGGCACTGCTTGTTAATAGCCAGGCAGCGCGCAATGTGCTTTGTGCAACAGCTAGCCACAATGCGACCGTGGAAAAGCAGTTCCGTTATCCAACAGAGTACGGTTCCCAAAAGCCGCCCACCGCTCAGTGGACAGTAACCGGGGCTGGCGCTGCCATAGTTTGCTTCGAAGGAAACGGGCCCAGGATAACCTCTGCTACCATCGGACGGGTAGTGGACATGGGCATCAGCGATCCGTTCAACATGGGATCTGCCATGGCTCCTGCAGCCGTGGACACTATCACGGCCCACTTCAGAGATTTGGGTATTACTCCTGACGAATATGACCTGATCGCGACCGGGGATCTGGGCCGGGTTGGCCACCACAACGCAAAAGACCTGTTGATCAAGCATGGCATAAAAATCCCACCGGAGATTTTGACTGATTGCGGTCTCTTGATTTACCGGGAAGACCAGCCGGTTTTCTCAGGAGGCAGCGGGTGCGGCTGTTCAGCTGTTGTCACCTACGGGCACCTTCTAAACAGGATGCATAAAGGTGAGCTGAAAAAAATCCTGGTTGTGGCAACCGGCGCATTGCTATCACCTCTTTCCTTTCAGCAAAACGAAAGCATTCCCTGTGTAGCTCACGCAGTTTCGATTGAGTATGACCATTAG